One Streptomyces sp. R28 DNA window includes the following coding sequences:
- a CDS encoding S1 family peptidase: MRHARRRLVRRVTRLAAVGGLLLGGTMVTRAVASEPPDGSAGPHTYAAPATDTGSAVVARLGASRTAGSWIGADGKPVVAVTDEEAAAEVRQSGAEAKMVDHSMDELKSAASTLRSAPRVAGTAWVMDYRSNEVVVRGDSTVSAADWSRMTKLADGMGGFVRMERTEGTFTTRLNGALPLLSTGGRCSAGFNVTDGQRDFILTAGHCGPDGSVWFGDNRATQQIGRTVKQNFPGADFSLVEYASGDAGAGAEVVSIGDGKGVRITGLADPAVGQRVFRSGSTSGLRDGEVTAVDATVNYPEGTVTGLIETNVCAEPGDSGGPMFSEGIALGVTSGGSGDCNAGGTTFFQPVTKALDSLGMKLIVAAPSGAGQQNGSAAPTPSASATQSAIAPGAASPGSSTPIAGADASTLLSRLADPKNVGPGLLVIAGSMVALVAARFIRAEQDRKAYRRHYSATWG; this comes from the coding sequence ATGAGGCACGCACGACGACGTCTCGTCCGGCGAGTGACACGGCTGGCGGCCGTCGGCGGACTCCTCCTCGGAGGAACGATGGTCACACGCGCCGTGGCGAGCGAACCTCCGGACGGCTCCGCCGGCCCGCACACCTACGCCGCTCCGGCCACCGACACCGGCAGCGCTGTCGTCGCACGCCTGGGTGCTTCCCGTACGGCGGGCAGCTGGATCGGCGCTGACGGCAAGCCCGTCGTCGCGGTCACCGACGAGGAGGCGGCCGCCGAGGTGCGGCAGTCCGGCGCCGAGGCCAAGATGGTCGACCACAGCATGGACGAGCTGAAGTCGGCGGCGTCGACGCTGCGTTCGGCGCCTCGGGTGGCCGGTACGGCGTGGGTCATGGACTACCGGTCCAACGAGGTGGTGGTCCGGGGCGACAGCACCGTCTCGGCCGCCGACTGGTCCCGGATGACGAAGCTCGCGGACGGCATGGGCGGCTTCGTCCGTATGGAGCGCACCGAGGGCACGTTCACGACCCGGCTCAACGGCGCACTGCCGCTGCTGTCGACCGGCGGGCGCTGTTCGGCCGGCTTCAACGTCACCGACGGACAGCGCGACTTCATCCTCACGGCCGGGCACTGCGGGCCGGACGGGTCCGTGTGGTTCGGCGACAACCGGGCCACCCAGCAGATCGGCCGGACCGTCAAGCAGAACTTCCCCGGTGCCGACTTCTCCCTGGTGGAGTACGCGAGCGGGGACGCGGGCGCGGGCGCCGAGGTCGTGTCCATCGGGGACGGCAAGGGCGTGCGGATCACGGGCCTGGCCGATCCGGCCGTGGGACAGCGGGTGTTCCGCAGCGGCAGCACGAGCGGGCTGCGCGACGGTGAGGTGACCGCCGTCGACGCGACGGTCAACTACCCGGAGGGCACGGTCACGGGGCTCATCGAGACGAACGTGTGCGCCGAGCCCGGGGACAGCGGTGGTCCGATGTTCTCCGAGGGGATCGCGCTGGGGGTGACGTCGGGCGGCAGCGGCGACTGCAACGCGGGTGGCACGACCTTCTTCCAGCCGGTGACGAAGGCGCTGGACTCGCTCGGCATGAAGCTGATCGTCGCGGCGCCGAGCGGCGCCGGTCAGCAGAACGGCTCGGCCGCTCCGACGCCGTCCGCGTCGGCCACGCAGAGCGCGATCGCTCCCGGTGCGGCATCGCCCGGCTCGTCGACCCCGATCGCTGGCGCCGATGCGTCGACCCTGCTGTCCCGGCTCGCGGACCCGAAGAACGTCGGGCCCGGGCTGCTGGTCATCGCGGGGAGCATGGTCGCGCTGGTGGCGGCCCGCTTCATCCGCGCGGAACAGGACCGCAAGGCGTACCGGCGCCACTACTCGGCGACCTGGGGCTGA
- a CDS encoding MalY/PatB family protein: protein MTRIPYATSGAPNPFRALALDRLRCRTSMKWRAYPDDVLPMWVAEMDVPLAEPVVRALTDALALGDTGYPAGTGYAEALAGFADKRWGWDGLAVERTAIVPDVMLGVVEMLKLVTGPGDSVVVNSPVYPPFYQFVEHMDRRVLEAPLGVDLRIDLDALDETFRRAVAGGRRAAFLLCSPHNPTGTLHTADELAAVAALADRHAVRVVTDEIHAPITAGGAEFVPYLSVPGAESGLSLMSASKAWNLAGLKAALAIAGPAAAADLARLPEEVGHGPSHLGVIAHTAALRDGTGWLDALLSALDDNRRLLAGLLAEHLPAITYRPGEATYLAWLDCRALGLGDGVDPADVFLRRGRVALNSGIPFGTGGAGHVRLNLATSPELIREGVRRMAAALD, encoded by the coding sequence ATGACCAGGATCCCGTACGCAACGTCCGGTGCACCAAATCCCTTTCGCGCACTCGCCCTCGACCGGCTCCGATGTCGTACGAGCATGAAATGGCGTGCCTATCCCGACGACGTGCTGCCGATGTGGGTGGCCGAGATGGACGTACCGCTCGCCGAACCCGTCGTCCGCGCGCTCACCGACGCCCTCGCACTCGGTGACACGGGCTACCCGGCGGGCACCGGCTACGCCGAGGCGCTGGCCGGTTTCGCGGACAAGCGGTGGGGCTGGGACGGGTTGGCCGTGGAGCGGACCGCGATCGTGCCCGATGTGATGCTCGGTGTGGTCGAAATGCTCAAACTGGTCACCGGACCGGGCGATTCGGTCGTGGTGAACTCACCCGTGTATCCGCCGTTCTACCAGTTCGTCGAGCACATGGACCGGCGGGTGCTCGAGGCTCCGCTGGGCGTGGACCTGCGCATCGATCTCGACGCCCTTGATGAAACGTTCCGGCGGGCGGTCGCCGGCGGGCGGCGCGCCGCCTTCCTGCTCTGCAGCCCCCACAATCCGACCGGCACCCTGCACACCGCGGACGAACTCGCCGCCGTGGCCGCCCTCGCCGACCGCCATGCCGTGCGTGTCGTCACCGACGAGATACACGCACCGATCACCGCCGGCGGTGCCGAGTTCGTGCCGTACCTGAGCGTCCCGGGCGCCGAGAGCGGACTGTCGCTGATGTCGGCGTCGAAGGCCTGGAACCTGGCCGGCCTCAAGGCGGCCCTGGCCATCGCCGGGCCCGCGGCCGCCGCCGACCTGGCCCGCCTGCCCGAAGAGGTCGGCCACGGTCCCAGCCACCTCGGGGTCATAGCCCACACCGCCGCCCTGCGCGACGGCACCGGCTGGCTCGACGCCCTGCTGTCGGCACTCGACGACAACCGGCGCCTGCTCGCCGGCCTCCTGGCCGAGCACCTCCCGGCGATCACCTACCGCCCGGGCGAGGCCACCTACCTCGCCTGGCTCGACTGCCGCGCCCTCGGCCTCGGCGACGGCGTCGACCCGGCCGACGTCTTCCTGCGCCGCGGCCGGGTGGCACTCAACTCCGGGATCCCGTTCGGCACCGGGGGAGCAGGGCACGTACGGCTGAACCTGGCCACGTCGCCGGAGCTGATCAGGGAGGGCGTACGGCGGATGGCGGCGGCGCTCGACTGA